A single Drosophila ananassae strain 14024-0371.13 chromosome 3L, ASM1763931v2, whole genome shotgun sequence DNA region contains:
- the LOC6495299 gene encoding probable beta-hexosaminidase fdl isoform X1 yields MGAVYQILSLFLMLGVEVSLCYPKPLVTSPVPLYSYQTKAYNETLTWHHSHRVSSALPMPDEKFWTYKCEKGRCMRVGHHGKLRKRVSFISCSMTCGDINIWPHPTLKHVLSPHTHSFSVDAVELKVDTTHREVQKQLNVVFERFLKDLRQIQKLDYADRGSEITTSAKSSALSKSRRHTQHGSKRAAGDLSSVQVKIVVQKSGDLNFSLDNDESYYLTSNRTADGHRLLVEISANSYFGARHGLSTLQQLIWYDDQDRLLHTYSNSEIKDAPKFRYRGLMLDTSRHFFSVEAIKRTIMAMGLAKLNRFHWHLTDAQSFPYISRYYPELAEHGAYSESETYTEQDVREVAEFAKIYGVQVIPEIDAPAHVGNSWDWGPKHGMGELAMCTNQKPWSFFCGEPPCGQLNPYNNHTYLILQRLYEELLQQTGPTDLFHLGGDDVKIGCWAQYFHAKDQRNIWCGFMLQALASLKVANHGVAPKYVVVWSSDLTNTNCLPNSQFAVQVGGSSTWQEDYDLLDNGYNMIFSGMGPWSLDCGFGSWRDTGKGACAPYRTWQNVYKHRPWERMRLDKRRKKQLLGGEVCMWTEQVGENQLDNRLWPRSAGVAERLWTDPNEKVVSPKVFRRISLFRNRLVELGIRAEALFPKYCAQNPGECI; encoded by the exons ATGGGCGCAGTTTATCAAATCTTAAGTCTTTTCCTGATG CTGGGAGTAGAGGTCAGCCTGTGTTACCCGAAGCCGTTGGTTACGAGCCCAGTGCCGCTTTACTCGTACCAAACTAAAGCCTACAATGAGACCCTAACATGGCACCACAGCCATCGGGTTTCCAGTGCCTTGCCCAT GCCCGATGAAAAGTTCTGGACGTacaagtgcgagaaaggccgATGCATGCGAGTGGGCCACCACGGCAAGCTCCGCAAGCGCGTCTCATTCATCAGTTGCTCCATGACGTGCGGCGACATCAACATCTGGCCCCATCCCACCCTCAAACATGTGCTTAGTCCGCACACGCACAGCTTCTCCGTGGACGCTGTGGAGCTGAAGGTGGACACAACTCATCGGGAGGTCCAAAAGCAGTTGAATGTTGTCTTCGAACGGTTCCTCAAGGATCTGCGACAGATCCAGAAACTTGACTATGCCGACAGAGGTTCAGAGATCACGACCAGTGCGAAATCGAGTGCTTTATCGAAATCCCGGCGTCATACCCAGCATGGTTCGAAACGAGCAGCCGGAGATTTGTCTAGCGTGCAGGTCAAGATCGTCGTACAAAAGTCGGGAGACCTCAATTTTAGTCTCGACAACGATGAGAGCTACTACCTAACATCGAACA GAACAGCCGATGGGCACCGCTTGCTGGTAGAGATCAGCGCGAATTCGTACTTTGGAGCCCGTCATGGCCTTTCCACGCTGCAGCAACTAATTTGGTATGATGACCAGGATAGACTCCTGCACACGTATTCCAATAGCGAGATTAAGGATGCACCCAAGTTCCGGTACCGCGGCTTGATGCTGGACACATCGCGGCACTTCTTCTCGGTGGAGGCCATCAAGCGGACGATCATGGCCATGGGCCTGGCCAAGCTGAACCGATTCCACTGGCATCTAACTGATGCCCAGAGTTTTCCCTACATTTCGCGCTACTATCCCGAGCTTGCCGAGCACGGAGCCTACTCGGAGAGCGAAACTTACACAGAGCAGGATGTGCGCGAAGTGGCGGAGTTTGCCAAGATATATGGAGTGCAGGTGATTCCGGAGATCGATGCTCCAGCCCATGTGGGAAACAGCTGGGATTGGGGACCCAAACACGGCATGGGCGAGCTGGCCATGTGCACGAACCAGAAGCCCTGGAGCTTCTTCTGCGGCGAGCCGCCTTGTGGTCAGCTGAATCCGTATAACAACCACACCTACCTCATCCTGCAGCGCCTGTACGAGGAGCTTCTGCAACAGACGGGGCCCACGGATCTCTTTCACCTAGGTGGCGATGATGTGAAAATAGGTTGCTGGGCGCAGTATTTTCATGCCAAGGATCAGCGCAACATATGGTGTGGTTTTATGCTCCAGGCACTGGCCAG TCTAAAAGTGGCAAATCATGGAGTGGCGCCCAAGTATGTGGTAGTATGGTCGAGCGACCTCACCAACACCAACTGTCTCCCAAATAGTCAATTCGCCGTACAGGTCGGGGGCAGCAGCACCTGGCAGGAGGACTACGACCTGCTCGATAACGGCTATAATATGATCTTCTCGGGCATGGGGCCTTGGTCTTTAGACTGCGGTTTTGGCAGTTGGCGGGACACTGGCAAAGGTGCCTGTGCTCCCTACCGCACCTGGCAAAATGTCTACAAGCACCGACCGTGGGAGCGGATGCGATTGGACAAAAGGCGCAAGAAGCAG TTGTTGGGTGGTGAGGTGTGCATGTGGACCGAACAGGTGGGCGAAAATCAGTTGGACAACCGGCTGTGGCCCAGATCTGCTGGCGTAGCTGAACGCCTCTGGACAGATCCCAATGAAAAAGTTGTGTC
- the LOC6495299 gene encoding probable beta-hexosaminidase fdl isoform X2 — protein MGAVYQILSLFLMLGVEVSLCYPKPLVTSPVPLYSYQTKAYNETLTWHHSHRVSSALPMPDEKFWTYKCEKGRCMRVGHHGKLRKRVSFISCSMTCGDINIWPHPTLKHVLSPHTHSFSVDAVELKVDTTHREVQKQLNVVFERFLKDLRQIQKLDYADRGSEITTSAKSSALSKSRRHTQHGSKRAAGDLSSVQVKIVVQKSGDLNFSLDNDESYYLTSNTDGHRLLVEISANSYFGARHGLSTLQQLIWYDDQDRLLHTYSNSEIKDAPKFRYRGLMLDTSRHFFSVEAIKRTIMAMGLAKLNRFHWHLTDAQSFPYISRYYPELAEHGAYSESETYTEQDVREVAEFAKIYGVQVIPEIDAPAHVGNSWDWGPKHGMGELAMCTNQKPWSFFCGEPPCGQLNPYNNHTYLILQRLYEELLQQTGPTDLFHLGGDDVKIGCWAQYFHAKDQRNIWCGFMLQALASLKVANHGVAPKYVVVWSSDLTNTNCLPNSQFAVQVGGSSTWQEDYDLLDNGYNMIFSGMGPWSLDCGFGSWRDTGKGACAPYRTWQNVYKHRPWERMRLDKRRKKQLLGGEVCMWTEQVGENQLDNRLWPRSAGVAERLWTDPNEKVVSPKVFRRISLFRNRLVELGIRAEALFPKYCAQNPGECI, from the exons ATGGGCGCAGTTTATCAAATCTTAAGTCTTTTCCTGATG CTGGGAGTAGAGGTCAGCCTGTGTTACCCGAAGCCGTTGGTTACGAGCCCAGTGCCGCTTTACTCGTACCAAACTAAAGCCTACAATGAGACCCTAACATGGCACCACAGCCATCGGGTTTCCAGTGCCTTGCCCAT GCCCGATGAAAAGTTCTGGACGTacaagtgcgagaaaggccgATGCATGCGAGTGGGCCACCACGGCAAGCTCCGCAAGCGCGTCTCATTCATCAGTTGCTCCATGACGTGCGGCGACATCAACATCTGGCCCCATCCCACCCTCAAACATGTGCTTAGTCCGCACACGCACAGCTTCTCCGTGGACGCTGTGGAGCTGAAGGTGGACACAACTCATCGGGAGGTCCAAAAGCAGTTGAATGTTGTCTTCGAACGGTTCCTCAAGGATCTGCGACAGATCCAGAAACTTGACTATGCCGACAGAGGTTCAGAGATCACGACCAGTGCGAAATCGAGTGCTTTATCGAAATCCCGGCGTCATACCCAGCATGGTTCGAAACGAGCAGCCGGAGATTTGTCTAGCGTGCAGGTCAAGATCGTCGTACAAAAGTCGGGAGACCTCAATTTTAGTCTCGACAACGATGAGAGCTACTACCTAACATCGAACA CCGATGGGCACCGCTTGCTGGTAGAGATCAGCGCGAATTCGTACTTTGGAGCCCGTCATGGCCTTTCCACGCTGCAGCAACTAATTTGGTATGATGACCAGGATAGACTCCTGCACACGTATTCCAATAGCGAGATTAAGGATGCACCCAAGTTCCGGTACCGCGGCTTGATGCTGGACACATCGCGGCACTTCTTCTCGGTGGAGGCCATCAAGCGGACGATCATGGCCATGGGCCTGGCCAAGCTGAACCGATTCCACTGGCATCTAACTGATGCCCAGAGTTTTCCCTACATTTCGCGCTACTATCCCGAGCTTGCCGAGCACGGAGCCTACTCGGAGAGCGAAACTTACACAGAGCAGGATGTGCGCGAAGTGGCGGAGTTTGCCAAGATATATGGAGTGCAGGTGATTCCGGAGATCGATGCTCCAGCCCATGTGGGAAACAGCTGGGATTGGGGACCCAAACACGGCATGGGCGAGCTGGCCATGTGCACGAACCAGAAGCCCTGGAGCTTCTTCTGCGGCGAGCCGCCTTGTGGTCAGCTGAATCCGTATAACAACCACACCTACCTCATCCTGCAGCGCCTGTACGAGGAGCTTCTGCAACAGACGGGGCCCACGGATCTCTTTCACCTAGGTGGCGATGATGTGAAAATAGGTTGCTGGGCGCAGTATTTTCATGCCAAGGATCAGCGCAACATATGGTGTGGTTTTATGCTCCAGGCACTGGCCAG TCTAAAAGTGGCAAATCATGGAGTGGCGCCCAAGTATGTGGTAGTATGGTCGAGCGACCTCACCAACACCAACTGTCTCCCAAATAGTCAATTCGCCGTACAGGTCGGGGGCAGCAGCACCTGGCAGGAGGACTACGACCTGCTCGATAACGGCTATAATATGATCTTCTCGGGCATGGGGCCTTGGTCTTTAGACTGCGGTTTTGGCAGTTGGCGGGACACTGGCAAAGGTGCCTGTGCTCCCTACCGCACCTGGCAAAATGTCTACAAGCACCGACCGTGGGAGCGGATGCGATTGGACAAAAGGCGCAAGAAGCAG TTGTTGGGTGGTGAGGTGTGCATGTGGACCGAACAGGTGGGCGAAAATCAGTTGGACAACCGGCTGTGGCCCAGATCTGCTGGCGTAGCTGAACGCCTCTGGACAGATCCCAATGAAAAAGTTGTGTC